The DNA region AGGTCTTCCAGGCGGTTGGCGACGATCAGGTCGGCCTGGGACTGGCGGCGCGACTGTTCGGCAATGGCCAGGAGTTCCTCGTCGGAGCGGCCGACTTCGAGTTTGAATTTGACGAGCCAGCCGCGGAAGTGCCAGGCGGAGCGGAAGCGGTCGATGAGCTTGGGCGTGGGGGTGAGGCGGAGCCAGACTTCGGGATAGGAGCTGGGGATTTTGGCGGCGGTGATTTTCTGCCAGGGTCCCTGCGGGGAAGGGCGGTAAGCTCCTTCGACCTGGTAATCGCTGACGGCGGCGGCATGAAGGATGGCGTCGAAGGAACCGCCGGGGATAAGCTCGGCGAGGCGGTGCTCCAGTTCGTCGAAGGTGCGGTAGGTGTGGAGGTGCCAGCGGGGTGCGTCCGCGGCGGGGACGGGCAGCTCGGCCAAGACGTGGGGGTGGGAGGTGACCAAGGTGACGTGGTGGCCGCGCTCGTAGGCCGCTGCCGCAATTGCGGCTCCGGTGCGGCCCGTGAACACGTTGGTGATCACCCGCACCTGGTCGATCGGCGTGTGGGTGTTGCCGGCGGTGATGAGCAGGTGCATCGGTCCAGGTCCTGGGAAGGCGGATCAGCAGGGGCGGGTCGGAAGCGGGGGGAAGTCGCCGGGGTGGCGGGGGGGCCGCCGGGCCGGGCTGCCGCTTGCGCCGGCGGGGCGAGGCAGCCTGTTGCGCCGCCGGGCCAGACCTGCCCGACCGCAACGGGAGGCGGCGGCCCGGAGCCTTCAGACGACAGGTTCCCACTTCGGCTCATATTCGCGGGACCAGAGCTGCTGGGCCTCTTTGTCGTGCAGGATGTGGCCATTGTCCGCCTGGCAGCGGAGGGAGCGGCCGACGCGGTGGGCGATGTTCCCCAAGTGGCAGGGCAGGGTGCTTTTGTGGGCCTCTTCGATCTCGCTGGTCAGCGTCTGGCCCTGGCGGATCGCTTCGAGGAAGTTGCGCACATGGACGGCGTCGCTGCCGCTGCCTTTGCTCTGGTGGCGGACCTTGCCGTCGAGTTCGTAGATGGTGAAGCTGGCGCCGCGGATTTCCAGCGTGCCCTTGTCTCCCGTGAAGAGGACATCCGGGGGCCGCAGGCCGGGCAGAGGATTGCAACTGGTGCCGTGCCAGACGATCTGCTTGTTATCCGGATAGAGGAAGGCGACGGTGTGGGTGTCCGGGGTTTCCTGGTCATCCTGGAAGTGGAAGCGTCCGCCGGAGGAGGTAACCTGGATGGGGTAGTCAGCTTGCAGACCCCAGCGGCACAGGTCGATCATGTGGACACCGTTGTTGCCGAGTTCGCCGTTGCCCCAGTGCCAGAACCAGTGCCAGTTGTAGTGGATGACGTTGCTGCGGTAGGGGCGGCGGGGGGCAGGCCCTTGCCAGAGATCGTAGTCGAGGTGGTCGGGGACCGGGGCGGCTTGACCGCGGCCAATGCTTCCCCGGCGGTTGACATACCAGCTTTGCGCTTGATAGACCCGGCCGATGGCCCCCTGGTGCAAGGCGGCGATCGCCTCCCGGATGATGGGC from Thermogemmata fonticola includes:
- a CDS encoding phosphopantothenoylcysteine decarboxylase domain-containing protein, whose product is MHLLITAGNTHTPIDQVRVITNVFTGRTGAAIAAAAYERGHHVTLVTSHPHVLAELPVPAADAPRWHLHTYRTFDELEHRLAELIPGGSFDAILHAAAVSDYQVEGAYRPSPQGPWQKITAAKIPSSYPEVWLRLTPTPKLIDRFRSAWHFRGWLVKFKLEVGRSDEELLAIAEQSRRQSQADLIVANRLEDLTRYAWLGPLQGRYCRLERAELPHRLCHALEELHHARPATDAI
- a CDS encoding Gfo/Idh/MocA family protein, which translates into the protein MGQLTRREFVGGVAASVGFSALSARAAGEVLGANERVRVAVMGLSRGLSLARTFEQQPDAEVAYVCDVDRQRLERGVAEVQKVRGRSTTGVLDFRKCLDDKTLDALVVATCNHWHAAATILACKAGKHVYVEKPCSHTPAEGEWMIAAARKYQRQVQMGNQRRSWPIIREAIAALHQGAIGRVYQAQSWYVNRRGSIGRGQAAPVPDHLDYDLWQGPAPRRPYRSNVIHYNWHWFWHWGNGELGNNGVHMIDLCRWGLQADYPIQVTSSGGRFHFQDDQETPDTHTVAFLYPDNKQIVWHGTSCNPLPGLRPPDVLFTGDKGTLEIRGASFTIYELDGKVRHQSKGSGSDAVHVRNFLEAIRQGQTLTSEIEEAHKSTLPCHLGNIAHRVGRSLRCQADNGHILHDKEAQQLWSREYEPKWEPVV